The following coding sequences lie in one Streptomyces sp. NBC_00510 genomic window:
- a CDS encoding serine/threonine-protein phosphatase, which yields MIAQKGLSPRIWEEGRPFSPALLIPLLVIVLDTATAAFTPHLQFYRLIGAAPALAAAMFSVAGTLGIGLLALMAGFAISAADHTLGRTPGNFTVLAIIVVTLAAAYASRVRQNRERTLAEVRSVAETAQRVLLRPLPQHLEDIDVEVLYQAAAAQARIGGDFYEAMQTPHGVRLIIGDVRGKGLPAVEVASVILSTFRVLRMSAPDLPSLAGHMETVMSHYSRDVPDDALERFATIVLVEIPAGEPIARVLNCGHPPPLLLHGDQVREVEPSAPSPPINMADLLEDRYRVDTIPFAAGDRLLLYTDGVSETRDRTGTFYPLVQRVRRWALAPPRQLLDLLHRDLLAYGHGTQDDDLAALVALRLPPHP from the coding sequence GTGATCGCCCAGAAGGGGCTCTCCCCGCGGATTTGGGAAGAGGGCCGGCCGTTCTCGCCGGCGCTCCTGATTCCGCTGCTCGTGATCGTGCTGGACACGGCGACCGCAGCCTTCACGCCCCACCTGCAGTTCTACCGGTTGATCGGGGCAGCGCCGGCGCTGGCCGCCGCGATGTTCTCCGTGGCCGGCACGCTGGGCATCGGGCTGCTCGCCCTGATGGCCGGGTTCGCCATCTCCGCCGCCGACCACACTCTGGGCCGGACACCGGGCAATTTCACCGTGCTCGCAATCATTGTCGTCACCCTGGCCGCCGCTTACGCCAGCCGGGTACGGCAGAACCGGGAGCGCACCCTCGCCGAGGTCCGCTCCGTGGCGGAGACCGCGCAGCGGGTACTGCTGCGCCCACTCCCGCAGCACCTCGAAGACATCGACGTCGAGGTGCTCTACCAAGCCGCCGCCGCGCAGGCCCGCATCGGCGGCGATTTCTACGAGGCGATGCAGACACCGCACGGGGTGCGGCTGATCATCGGCGACGTCCGCGGCAAGGGACTTCCGGCCGTCGAGGTCGCCTCGGTCATCCTCAGCACGTTCCGGGTGCTGAGGATGAGCGCGCCCGACCTGCCGTCCCTGGCAGGACACATGGAGACCGTCATGAGCCACTACTCCCGAGACGTCCCCGACGACGCGCTGGAGCGCTTCGCCACCATCGTGCTCGTGGAAATCCCCGCCGGAGAACCGATCGCGCGCGTGCTCAACTGCGGCCACCCTCCGCCACTGCTGTTGCACGGCGACCAAGTGCGCGAGGTGGAACCCAGCGCGCCGTCGCCCCCCATCAACATGGCGGACCTCCTCGAAGACCGCTATCGGGTCGACACCATTCCCTTCGCCGCCGGCGACCGCCTGCTGCTCTACACCGACGGCGTGAGCGAGACCCGCGACCGTACCGGGACCTTCTACCCCCTCGTCCAGCGCGTCCGCCGATGGGCCCTCGCCCCGCCCCGCCAGCTCCTCGACCTCCTCCACCGGGACCTGCTCGCCTACGGTCACGGCACCCAAGACGACGACCTCGCCGCCCTCGTCGCCCTGCGCCTCCCTCCACACCCCTGA